In Paraflavitalea devenefica, the following are encoded in one genomic region:
- the pdxR gene encoding MocR-like pyridoxine biosynthesis transcription factor PdxR — MLPFQTLISIDKKTSMPVYLQVANRLIALIREGIIKPGAALPGSREMAALLQLHRKTIVAAYEELYTQDWIQTIPRKGVFVAQHLPEVKPRKFTQGVSIPPYAGNTGFPFSRQLSLPTPATRIIKQRLVINDGFPDMRLAPMDLLLREYRSLISNKTVQAVMERPDPAGVYALREAMVPHLTTTRGLSIQTNNIMITRGAQMAIYLAANLLLQPGDYVAVGEPNYYMANLVFEQAGARLIKIPVDEYGMDIDALAAACKKKKIRMVYVIPHHHHPTTATLSANRRMQLLELVRQYKLAVIEDDYDFSFHYDSAPILPLASTQHEGCVIYIGSVTKVMTPSARIGFMIAPENFIKQAIYLRRLIDLRGDNLMEAAMAALLRNGDISRHIKKSNKVYHQRRDLFCALLDEHLSGVINYRKPAGGMAIWAQFHPKHPLPVVAARAAEMNLFMNDGASYITGKTNYNALRIGFASLNEKELQEAVSILVRATRK; from the coding sequence ATGCTGCCGTTCCAAACACTCATCAGCATAGATAAAAAGACTTCCATGCCGGTATACCTGCAGGTGGCCAACCGGCTGATAGCCCTCATCCGCGAAGGGATCATCAAGCCTGGCGCTGCCTTGCCCGGCAGTCGTGAAATGGCGGCGCTGCTGCAACTGCATCGAAAGACTATCGTGGCGGCGTATGAAGAGCTTTACACGCAGGACTGGATACAGACCATTCCCCGCAAAGGCGTTTTTGTGGCGCAGCACCTGCCCGAAGTAAAGCCCCGTAAATTCACACAAGGGGTAAGCATACCACCGTATGCAGGCAATACCGGTTTCCCCTTCAGCCGGCAGCTCTCTTTGCCAACGCCGGCTACCAGGATCATAAAACAACGGTTAGTGATCAATGATGGTTTCCCCGACATGCGGCTGGCGCCGATGGACCTCCTGCTACGGGAATACAGAAGTCTCATCAGCAACAAAACGGTTCAGGCCGTGATGGAGCGCCCAGATCCAGCCGGTGTATATGCTTTACGCGAAGCCATGGTGCCGCACCTCACCACCACGCGCGGATTAAGTATACAAACCAACAACATCATGATCACCCGCGGTGCACAGATGGCCATCTATCTGGCGGCAAACCTCTTACTACAACCGGGCGATTATGTGGCGGTGGGAGAGCCTAACTACTACATGGCCAACCTCGTTTTTGAGCAGGCCGGCGCCAGGCTCATCAAAATACCGGTAGATGAATATGGGATGGACATAGATGCCCTGGCCGCCGCCTGTAAGAAAAAGAAAATACGAATGGTATATGTTATACCACATCATCACCATCCCACCACGGCCACGCTCAGCGCCAACCGCCGGATGCAACTGCTGGAATTGGTACGACAATACAAACTGGCAGTGATAGAAGATGATTACGACTTTAGCTTTCATTACGATTCGGCGCCCATCTTGCCACTGGCTAGTACGCAGCACGAAGGCTGTGTTATCTACATTGGATCTGTTACCAAAGTAATGACGCCATCAGCGCGGATAGGATTCATGATAGCGCCGGAAAACTTTATCAAACAAGCCATCTACCTGCGCAGGCTCATTGATCTCAGGGGCGATAACCTAATGGAAGCCGCCATGGCCGCCCTGCTCAGGAATGGCGACATAAGCCGGCACATCAAAAAGTCTAACAAGGTCTACCACCAGCGGCGCGACCTCTTCTGCGCATTGCTCGATGAGCACCTGTCTGGTGTTATCAATTACCGCAAACCGGCAGGCGGCATGGCCATCTGGGCACAATTCCATCCAAAACATCCCCTGCCTGTCGTGGCTGCCCGGGCCGCAGAAATGAACCTGTTCATGAATGACGGTGCCTCCTACATCACAGGCAAAACCAATTACAATGCCCTGCGCATCGGCTTCGCCTCCCTTAATGAAAAAGAACTGCAGGAAGCGGTTAGCATCCTGGTGAGGGCCACCAGGAAATAA
- a CDS encoding fatty acid desaturase family protein: MEKVTRPQYMKSGHETIFHQLRQDVHALVAQLEPMRKSGILLKALLFPVLYILIYISLLIWGNNAEVLYAGYFGLGLLLVVIFLNIIHDAVHGTIFKSKQLNEWYVYLFDVMGANSYTWRMRHVRFHHNYPNVSGWDTDVEQSKLARIFPTDERLRIHRYQHIYLPLLYPLYLLNWLLIRDFKDFFNKKRTVWKLTTIPKEEYIKLFLFKAFFLFYLIVLPHWVLSISWMKVIAGFCVMMFTASIFSLIVLLSPHANTHSAFPLPDENNQLPHNWMMHMLTTTNDVQSDNWFTRFCMGCFNFHVVHHLFPNINHVYYPEVTNLLKEYAARYDLPYKSYPLGTSLLNHYRLLKHNGATEDIFEETM; this comes from the coding sequence ATGGAAAAGGTTACCAGGCCCCAATACATGAAAAGTGGCCATGAAACAATCTTCCACCAGTTGCGCCAGGATGTACACGCCCTTGTAGCTCAACTGGAACCAATGCGAAAAAGCGGCATCCTGCTGAAAGCATTGTTGTTCCCCGTTTTGTATATTCTTATCTACATTTCACTCCTTATATGGGGAAATAATGCAGAGGTCCTGTATGCAGGTTATTTCGGACTGGGCCTATTACTGGTAGTTATTTTTCTTAATATTATTCACGATGCCGTTCACGGCACTATTTTCAAGAGCAAGCAACTTAATGAGTGGTATGTATACCTGTTTGATGTGATGGGGGCCAACAGTTATACCTGGCGTATGCGGCATGTACGGTTCCATCATAATTATCCCAATGTAAGCGGCTGGGATACAGATGTCGAACAAAGCAAACTGGCCCGTATATTCCCCACTGATGAGCGCTTGCGGATACATAGGTATCAGCATATTTATCTTCCTTTGTTGTACCCGCTTTATCTTTTGAACTGGCTACTGATCAGGGACTTTAAAGATTTTTTCAATAAGAAGAGAACAGTATGGAAGCTGACAACGATACCTAAGGAAGAGTATATAAAGCTGTTCTTGTTTAAAGCCTTCTTTCTCTTTTACCTGATTGTATTACCCCACTGGGTATTGTCTATAAGCTGGATGAAGGTGATAGCTGGCTTTTGCGTGATGATGTTTACAGCCAGTATTTTTTCATTGATCGTATTGCTGAGCCCGCATGCCAATACGCATTCAGCGTTCCCATTGCCGGATGAAAATAATCAATTACCTCATAACTGGATGATGCATATGCTTACAACAACGAATGATGTACAATCGGATAATTGGTTCACCCGCTTTTGCATGGGTTGTTTTAATTTCCATGTTGTGCACCACCTGTTTCCCAATATAAATCATGTATACTACCCCGAAGTAACCAACCTGCTCAAGGAGTATGCTGCGCGGTATGATCTTCCTTATAAGTCATATCCGCTGGGTACTTCTTTATTGAACCATTACCGGCTGTTAAAACATAATGGTGCAACGGAAGATATTTTTGAAGAGACTATGTAA
- a CDS encoding serine hydrolase, protein MKRFLATKGCLLLCFFAAARQKTDPWLEELLRKQASPLLLHVLNKPDNFQYQLIYTQIDRDKHNRPQFKHYFLNVDRNRYFNPASMVKMPVAFAALEKLNELKKKGVNKYTAMLTDSSYERQTRVLTDTSAANGLPSIAQYIRKIFLVSDNDAYNRLYEFIGQQTLNEKLWQKGYTDSRITRRFVTMNEEQNRHTNAIRFIQDGRLIYEQPAAYNPTPFDFSKKILTGKGHWNRNDSLINEPMDFTTHNNIPLEDLQQIAQSVLFPESVKPQQRFRLTEDDYRFLYRYMSELPRESKHPKYDTTEFFESYTKFFFFKADRGRIPPSIRAFNKTGWSYGFLTDVTYIVDFEHKVEFMLSGVIYVNSDGILNDNKYEYEQVGYPIFKETGQLIYQYELTRPRKHQPNLRKFQLNYQD, encoded by the coding sequence ATGAAACGTTTTCTTGCAACCAAGGGCTGCTTATTGCTGTGTTTTTTTGCTGCCGCCCGGCAAAAAACCGATCCCTGGCTGGAGGAATTGCTTCGCAAGCAGGCTTCTCCCCTCCTGCTGCATGTACTGAATAAACCCGACAACTTCCAATACCAACTGATCTACACACAGATAGACCGCGATAAACATAACCGCCCGCAATTCAAGCATTATTTTCTGAACGTAGACAGAAACCGTTATTTCAATCCTGCCTCCATGGTAAAGATGCCGGTAGCTTTTGCAGCCCTGGAGAAATTAAATGAGCTGAAGAAAAAAGGCGTCAATAAGTATACAGCCATGCTTACCGACAGTAGTTATGAACGGCAAACCAGGGTATTGACCGATACCTCCGCCGCCAATGGCTTGCCTTCAATAGCCCAGTATATCCGCAAGATCTTTTTGGTAAGCGATAATGATGCCTATAACCGTCTATATGAATTTATAGGTCAGCAAACCCTGAATGAGAAGCTATGGCAAAAAGGCTATACAGATAGCCGCATTACCCGCCGCTTTGTAACGATGAATGAAGAGCAGAACCGCCATACCAATGCCATCCGCTTTATACAGGATGGCCGGCTGATTTATGAACAGCCTGCGGCTTATAACCCCACGCCTTTTGACTTCAGTAAGAAAATACTGACCGGTAAAGGACATTGGAACAGGAACGACAGCCTTATTAATGAGCCTATGGATTTTACCACCCACAATAATATACCGCTGGAAGACCTTCAACAGATAGCCCAGTCGGTACTGTTCCCCGAATCGGTAAAACCACAACAACGGTTCAGGTTAACGGAGGATGATTACCGGTTCCTGTACCGTTATATGTCTGAATTACCCCGGGAAAGCAAGCACCCTAAATATGACACGACGGAATTTTTTGAGAGCTATACGAAGTTCTTTTTCTTCAAAGCAGACCGGGGACGTATACCGCCCTCTATCAGGGCTTTTAATAAAACAGGTTGGTCGTACGGATTTCTGACTGACGTAACTTACATCGTGGATTTTGAGCATAAGGTGGAATTTATGCTGAGCGGTGTGATCTATGTAAACAGTGATGGTATCCTGAACGACAATAAGTATGAGTACGAGCAGGTGGGTTATCCCATTTTTAAGGAAACCGGCCAGCTTATTTACCAGTATGAGTTAACACGCCCGCGTAAGCACCAACCCAATCTCAGGAAGTTTCAGCTCAATTACCAGGATTAA
- a CDS encoding GNAT family N-acetyltransferase: MEIRFAQSDQEILDCWEVVKELRPHLPNPEAYLQQVKEMMQDSYQMIYVWIKEGDVHKAVSFAGYRNLQMLHTGKMIYIDDLGTLPGYRGHGYASQLLDYVYQLAKDTGKTGVHLDSGYHRQTAHRLYLQKGFVLSSHHFAWKL; this comes from the coding sequence ATGGAAATACGCTTTGCACAAAGCGACCAGGAGATCCTGGATTGCTGGGAGGTAGTAAAAGAACTACGTCCCCACCTGCCCAACCCGGAAGCCTACCTGCAGCAGGTGAAAGAGATGATGCAGGATAGTTACCAGATGATCTATGTATGGATTAAGGAAGGCGATGTCCACAAGGCAGTGTCTTTTGCCGGCTACCGCAATTTGCAGATGCTGCATACCGGTAAGATGATCTATATTGATGATCTCGGCACCCTGCCCGGTTATCGAGGTCATGGGTATGCCAGTCAGTTGCTGGATTATGTGTACCAGCTTGCCAAAGATACCGGTAAAACGGGGGTACACCTCGATTCCGGCTATCACCGGCAAACAGCCCACCGCCTGTATTTACAGAAAGGATTTGTATTGAGCTCGCATCATTTTGCATGGAAGTTGTAG
- a CDS encoding glycoside hydrolase family 9 protein, with the protein MKKYRLINYCSIALMTISCLFLSFSGQAQKADRWIRINQLGYQPDGPKTAIWCSKQDEIVTAFYVTEVSSGATVFKGNAGPALGAYGPFAQTYRLNFSRFTRPGKYTIRAGDAVSPEFTIGKDVYKGAADFCLRYMRQQRSGFNPFLKDSCHTHDGYTMYGPMPDSTHIDVSGGWHDASDYLQYATTSANAAWHLLAAYRDFPEVFGDEHTANGLAGKNNRADVLDEAKWGLDWLLKMHPREDWLFNQLGDDRDHAGMRIPKEDSFYGKGYERPVYFATGEPQGLLKYKNRATGVASTAGKFASAFALGYETMEEDAAYKNKLRERALSAYLLGIQKPGVCQTAPGRSPYFYEEDNWTDDMELAAASIGFMQRVESGAPDAGKLQEAVQYAKIEKLTPWLGGDTARHYQWYPFINAGHYELAKQLEGKPRKELTDYYKQGIEKVWQKAKGNAFYRGIPFIWCSNNLTTSFAIQCYWYRMLTGDTKYLELEQANFDWLFGCNPWGTSMVYGLPSWGDTPADPHSAFTHLKQYPIDGGLVDGPVYGNIYKNLIGITLHEPDEYAPFQSSLVVYHDDYGDYSTNEPTMDGTASLIYLLAAKEQHRKAVPKEGNTQPGKKKVKLRGYSGLNKEIAASTAPLRKAAPPSTGKERAVKPYQAITRGDTSKRQLALVFTGDEFGDGGSTIAATLQQEGIKASFFLTGRFYREPAFGAAIRQLKKDGHYLGAHSDQHLLYCDWKDRDSLLVTRQQFDTDLRNNYAIMKAFGISAAAAGYFLPPYEWYNDSIVSWTKQQGFQLISYTPGTISHADYTTPDQKNYRSSDAILRSIYSFGEKSPNAFNGFILLLHIGTAPQRTDKLYNRLPELIRYLKGAGYEMVRIDKLLSSI; encoded by the coding sequence ATGAAGAAGTATCGCCTTATCAATTACTGCTCCATTGCCTTGATGACAATAAGTTGTCTGTTCCTGTCTTTCTCCGGGCAGGCACAGAAAGCCGACCGCTGGATACGCATTAACCAACTGGGTTATCAGCCAGATGGTCCTAAAACAGCTATCTGGTGCAGTAAGCAGGATGAAATTGTTACCGCCTTTTATGTTACAGAAGTTTCCAGCGGGGCAACGGTGTTTAAGGGCAATGCGGGCCCCGCGTTGGGCGCTTATGGTCCGTTTGCACAAACCTACCGGTTGAATTTCTCACGCTTTACCAGGCCAGGCAAGTATACTATACGGGCGGGTGACGCTGTTTCTCCTGAGTTCACTATCGGAAAGGATGTGTATAAAGGAGCTGCCGATTTTTGCCTGCGCTATATGCGCCAGCAGCGAAGTGGCTTTAACCCTTTCCTGAAAGATTCCTGCCATACCCATGACGGCTATACGATGTATGGCCCGATGCCCGACAGCACCCATATTGATGTTTCCGGTGGCTGGCATGATGCCTCTGACTACCTGCAATACGCCACCACCTCGGCCAACGCTGCCTGGCATTTGCTGGCTGCTTACCGGGATTTTCCGGAAGTATTTGGTGATGAGCATACCGCCAATGGACTTGCCGGCAAGAATAACAGGGCTGATGTACTGGATGAAGCCAAATGGGGGCTGGACTGGTTGTTGAAAATGCATCCCCGCGAAGACTGGCTATTTAATCAACTGGGGGATGACCGCGACCATGCCGGTATGCGTATACCCAAAGAAGATAGTTTTTATGGCAAGGGCTATGAACGGCCGGTTTATTTTGCCACCGGTGAGCCGCAAGGTTTATTGAAGTACAAGAACCGGGCTACAGGCGTAGCCTCTACGGCTGGCAAATTTGCCAGCGCTTTTGCCCTGGGCTATGAAACGATGGAGGAGGATGCGGCCTATAAAAATAAGCTGCGTGAAAGGGCTTTATCGGCCTATCTCCTGGGCATTCAAAAACCGGGCGTATGCCAAACGGCCCCGGGCAGATCGCCCTATTTTTATGAAGAAGATAACTGGACGGATGATATGGAACTGGCGGCGGCCAGCATCGGCTTTATGCAGCGAGTAGAAAGCGGCGCACCCGATGCCGGTAAGCTACAGGAAGCCGTTCAATATGCCAAGATAGAAAAACTGACTCCCTGGCTGGGCGGTGATACAGCGCGGCATTATCAGTGGTACCCCTTTATTAATGCAGGCCATTATGAGCTGGCCAAACAACTGGAAGGCAAGCCAAGGAAAGAACTCACAGATTATTACAAACAAGGTATTGAGAAGGTATGGCAGAAGGCGAAAGGCAATGCTTTTTACCGGGGCATCCCGTTTATATGGTGCAGTAATAATCTTACCACTTCTTTTGCTATTCAATGTTACTGGTACCGGATGCTGACGGGTGATACGAAATACCTTGAGCTGGAGCAGGCCAATTTTGACTGGCTGTTTGGCTGTAATCCCTGGGGCACCAGTATGGTGTATGGACTACCATCCTGGGGCGACACACCCGCTGACCCTCATTCGGCCTTTACTCACCTGAAGCAATACCCCATTGATGGCGGTCTCGTTGACGGGCCTGTATATGGAAATATTTATAAGAACCTGATCGGGATCACCCTGCATGAGCCCGATGAGTATGCTCCCTTTCAGAGCAGCCTGGTGGTGTACCATGATGATTATGGCGACTACAGCACCAATGAGCCTACGATGGACGGTACCGCCTCGTTGATCTATTTACTGGCAGCCAAAGAGCAGCATCGTAAAGCTGTACCTAAAGAGGGCAATACCCAACCAGGTAAAAAAAAAGTAAAGCTGAGAGGTTACTCCGGTCTCAATAAAGAAATAGCAGCATCCACTGCTCCCTTGCGAAAGGCGGCACCTCCATCCACCGGGAAAGAGCGTGCAGTAAAGCCTTACCAGGCTATTACCCGGGGCGATACCAGTAAGCGACAACTGGCGCTTGTATTTACCGGCGATGAGTTTGGGGATGGCGGCAGTACGATCGCTGCTACCTTACAACAGGAGGGCATTAAGGCTTCTTTCTTTCTAACCGGTCGCTTTTACCGGGAGCCGGCTTTCGGTGCAGCCATCAGGCAACTGAAGAAGGACGGCCATTACCTGGGTGCGCATAGCGACCAGCATTTGCTGTATTGCGACTGGAAGGACCGTGACAGCCTGTTGGTAACCCGGCAGCAATTTGATACAGACCTGCGTAATAATTATGCCATTATGAAAGCATTTGGCATCAGTGCTGCGGCCGCAGGTTATTTCCTGCCGCCTTATGAATGGTATAATGATTCTATTGTATCCTGGACCAAACAGCAAGGGTTTCAACTCATTAGTTATACACCCGGCACTATCAGCCATGCCGATTACACAACCCCCGATCAGAAGAATTACCGCAGCAGTGATGCTATTCTCCGGTCCATTTATTCCTTTGGAGAAAAGTCGCCCAACGCCTTTAACGGCTTTATTCTCCTCCTGCATATTGGTACCGCCCCACAACGCACCGACAAGTTATATAACCGCCTCCCGGAGCTGATCCGGTACCTCAAAGGGGCTGGCTACGAAATGGTAAGGATAGACAAATTACTATCCTCAATATAG